A DNA window from Mucilaginibacter xinganensis contains the following coding sequences:
- a CDS encoding 4Fe-4S dicluster domain-containing protein, which produces MENNSRRDFLLTGLITAGLVSGCTPKTDPFEAGASDIAVPSGKKVKLLSVDGEEIEVDEAFLKPVPHMPPVSNTEARIGIPGKKFVMVIDLSRCKNLKKCQSACNHAHELNPGENWIKVDPMQDAEHTAPYWEPTTCMHCDEPPCVKVCPVDATFKRQDGIVLIDSDRCIGCRFCMAACPYSTRVFNWGEPEIAPAIAALPYSCETSVPQKKGTVGKCDFCADMTRMGELPHCVSACPNGVFAFGDLNEDSVSNGAETFRFSDLIKDKGGYRLMEDLGTKPSVYYLPPVSRNFPFESGLENDKVQNK; this is translated from the coding sequence CCGCCGGCTTAGTATCAGGATGTACACCAAAAACTGATCCTTTTGAGGCCGGGGCCAGTGACATAGCCGTACCATCAGGAAAAAAAGTAAAGCTGCTATCTGTTGACGGAGAAGAGATAGAGGTGGATGAGGCATTTTTAAAGCCTGTTCCCCACATGCCCCCTGTTAGCAATACCGAAGCCAGGATAGGCATCCCCGGGAAAAAGTTTGTAATGGTTATTGACCTTTCCAGGTGTAAAAACCTAAAAAAATGCCAATCGGCATGTAACCATGCCCATGAATTGAACCCCGGCGAAAACTGGATTAAAGTGGACCCGATGCAGGATGCCGAGCATACTGCTCCTTATTGGGAACCAACCACTTGTATGCATTGCGATGAGCCACCCTGTGTTAAGGTTTGCCCGGTTGATGCAACCTTTAAAAGGCAGGATGGAATTGTTTTGATTGACAGCGACCGTTGTATAGGCTGCCGCTTCTGTATGGCTGCCTGCCCGTATTCAACAAGGGTATTTAACTGGGGCGAGCCGGAAATTGCGCCTGCCATTGCCGCTCTGCCATACTCATGCGAAACCAGCGTTCCTCAAAAAAAGGGAACGGTAGGCAAATGTGATTTTTGTGCAGATATGACCAGGATGGGCGAGTTACCGCATTGTGTTTCGGCATGTCCGAACGGCGTTTTTGCTTTTGGTGATCTTAACGAGGATTCAGTAAGCAATGGCGCAGAAACTTTCAGGTTCAGTGACCTGATTAAAGACAAAGGCGGCTACCGCTTAATGGAAGATTTGGGAACTAAACCAAGTGTTTATTACCTGCCGCCTGTAAGCCGTAATTTTCCTTTTGAATCAGGCCTTGAAAATGACAAGGTGCAGAATAAATAA
- the nrfD gene encoding NrfD/PsrC family molybdoenzyme membrane anchor subunit, which produces MENSIIDEKIINDLLPQKFGKAGKIWVALLTVVCLIGLFAYYRQIRYGLVVTAMRDYVSWGIYISNFVFFVAISLVGSLITAIFRLAGVKWGSPLTRIAEIIAVAAIIFASLIIIVDMGSPERFYNLFTHGRIQSPIIWDVIVITTYFFISLLLLYYPLLPDIKILLRYKEKSGNRMHKFYSYIGSFWKGTPEQFKLSEKAINILCVTIIPVAFTIHTVTSWLFATTYRPGWDSTNFGAYFIAGAFLVGSGAVVVAMYVFRKAYHLEKYITENHFEKMGRVVVLLSLLYLYFNMNEFLTPFFKMKKSEEGYLNGLFSGDFATVFWFAILIGMIIPIIILLFKSGRKPLPMFIVGVMVIVGAWFKRYLIVTPTLLHPFLPMHDAPASYHHYFPSWEEWAITMGSLAGALLIITILARVFPIIPIQETLTEEHEKAI; this is translated from the coding sequence GTGGAAAATTCAATAATAGATGAAAAAATAATAAACGACCTGTTGCCCCAAAAATTTGGTAAGGCCGGCAAAATATGGGTTGCATTATTAACGGTGGTTTGTTTGATAGGCCTGTTTGCCTATTACCGCCAGATACGATACGGTTTGGTAGTTACTGCAATGCGCGATTATGTTTCGTGGGGTATTTACATTTCAAACTTTGTATTTTTTGTTGCCATAAGCCTGGTGGGGTCTTTAATAACAGCCATATTTAGGTTAGCGGGTGTTAAATGGGGATCGCCGCTTACCCGTATCGCTGAGATCATAGCGGTGGCGGCAATCATTTTTGCATCCCTTATTATTATTGTGGATATGGGTAGCCCCGAAAGGTTCTACAACCTGTTTACACATGGCCGCATTCAATCGCCTATTATCTGGGATGTAATAGTAATTACTACTTACTTTTTTATCAGCCTGCTGCTGTTATATTACCCCCTGCTGCCCGATATTAAAATATTGTTGCGCTATAAAGAAAAGTCAGGAAACCGGATGCATAAATTTTACAGCTACATCGGTTCGTTTTGGAAAGGTACGCCTGAACAATTTAAATTAAGCGAAAAGGCTATCAATATCCTTTGCGTAACGATTATCCCGGTGGCCTTCACCATACACACGGTTACTTCATGGTTGTTTGCAACAACTTACAGACCCGGATGGGACAGTACCAACTTTGGCGCGTACTTTATTGCTGGTGCTTTTTTGGTTGGTTCAGGAGCGGTAGTAGTGGCCATGTATGTTTTCAGAAAAGCCTATCATCTTGAAAAATACATTACCGAAAATCATTTTGAAAAAATGGGCCGGGTGGTGGTATTGTTATCACTGCTTTACCTCTATTTCAATATGAACGAGTTCTTAACTCCTTTCTTTAAAATGAAAAAGTCAGAAGAAGGGTATTTAAACGGTCTGTTCAGCGGCGACTTTGCAACGGTGTTCTGGTTCGCCATTTTAATAGGCATGATCATCCCGATAATTATTTTGTTATTCAAATCCGGTAGGAAGCCACTGCCGATGTTTATTGTAGGGGTAATGGTTATTGTTGGTGCCTGGTTTAAACGTTACTTAATTGTAACACCAACCCTGCTTCATCCCTTCCTGCCTATGCATGATGCCCCTGCAAGCTACCACCATTACTTTCCGAGCTGGGAAGAGTGGGCCATCACTATGGGTTCATTAGCCGGCGCGTTGTTAATTATCACCATACTCGCAAGGGTTTTCCCAATCATTCCAATCCAAGAAACTTTAACAGAAGAACATGAAAAGGCTATATAA
- the corA gene encoding magnesium/cobalt transporter CorA, translated as MNHSIKRIRYNPRRKAGNIGDSPGAIIIPEDAVKPLICVFSYNAKELVTNEGKSIKVVLDQFKKCPDHTHWVQIRGLGDAGLIEDIGAILTINPLVLEDITNIHQRPKFDEYDDYLFAVSRMINFTKDYELVNNQFSALVKDNVIITFEETHEEYFEAVKNRLASGKGAIRTAGAGYMCYALTDTILDRYFALLAKLGDQLDTVEDRLYGNVDKSIMFETQQLKRTLIVLRRSCWPERDKINDMLRTENSLINPEVKLFLKDAYDHCIQIMDLIESYKEITSSIMDIYLSMVSNRMNEIMKVLTIISVIFIPLTFIAGVYGMNFSRVDPVTNKVMPDNLPELYNPHGYFYALGGMFVIGIIQVIIFWRKGWFSKL; from the coding sequence ATGAATCACTCAATCAAAAGGATCCGCTATAACCCCCGAAGAAAAGCAGGAAACATTGGTGACAGCCCCGGGGCTATTATTATACCTGAAGATGCTGTAAAACCGCTGATCTGCGTATTTTCATACAATGCGAAAGAACTGGTTACCAACGAAGGAAAAAGTATAAAAGTTGTGCTCGACCAGTTTAAAAAATGCCCGGACCATACCCATTGGGTACAGATCAGGGGCCTGGGCGATGCCGGGCTGATTGAAGATATTGGCGCCATTTTAACCATTAACCCGCTGGTGCTCGAAGACATTACCAATATTCACCAACGGCCAAAATTTGATGAGTACGACGACTATTTGTTTGCAGTAAGCCGCATGATAAATTTCACAAAAGACTATGAGCTTGTTAACAATCAGTTTTCTGCCCTGGTAAAAGATAACGTCATCATCACTTTTGAAGAAACACATGAGGAATATTTTGAAGCGGTAAAAAACCGCCTTGCCTCCGGTAAAGGTGCCATTCGCACTGCCGGGGCCGGCTATATGTGCTACGCCCTTACAGACACCATACTGGACCGCTATTTTGCCTTGCTGGCCAAGCTGGGCGACCAACTGGACACGGTTGAAGACCGACTTTACGGGAATGTGGACAAAAGTATTATGTTTGAAACGCAGCAGCTTAAACGCACCCTGATTGTATTAAGGCGATCATGCTGGCCTGAAAGGGACAAAATTAATGATATGCTGCGGACCGAGAACTCCCTGATAAACCCCGAAGTAAAACTATTTTTAAAGGATGCCTACGACCATTGCATCCAGATCATGGATCTGATTGAGAGTTACAAGGAAATTACCTCCAGTATAATGGATATCTACCTTTCAATGGTGAGCAACCGAATGAACGAGATTATGAAGGTGCTCACTATAATATCTGTTATATTTATTCCCCTAACCTTTATTGCAGGTGTTTATGGGATGAACTTTTCCAGGGTAGATCCTGTAACGAATAAAGTAATGCCAGACAACCTACCCGAGCTTTACAACCCTCACGGTTATTTTTATGCGCTTGGCGGCATGTTTGTGATCGGCATTATTCAGGTTATTATATTTTGGAGAAAAGGGTGGTTTAGCAAACTATAG
- a CDS encoding TetR/AcrR family transcriptional regulator, which yields MASKDRILRLKEETRCNILEAALQIVKEEGWQALSMRKIADVIEYTAPIIYEYFSNKEAILLELNRQGYLKLARELTEARDRHRLPAKQLEDMWLTYWNFAFANKELYQGMFGITTNCSCELVNGLPEADIPYDLFSGVIGELMNNNDLEGDVICTKYYTLWSVVHGLVSINLLSRGSSDEINRHVLKDAIGSIIKSMQD from the coding sequence ATGGCTAGTAAAGATAGAATATTACGATTGAAGGAAGAGACCAGGTGTAACATACTGGAAGCTGCCCTGCAGATTGTTAAGGAAGAAGGATGGCAAGCCTTGAGCATGCGCAAAATTGCCGACGTGATTGAATATACCGCTCCTATTATATATGAATACTTTTCAAATAAAGAAGCCATACTATTAGAACTCAACCGCCAGGGTTATTTAAAATTGGCGAGGGAATTAACAGAAGCCCGAGATAGGCACCGTTTACCGGCTAAACAACTGGAAGATATGTGGCTTACCTATTGGAACTTTGCTTTTGCAAATAAAGAGCTTTACCAGGGAATGTTTGGCATAACTACCAATTGCAGCTGCGAACTTGTAAATGGCTTGCCTGAGGCAGATATCCCTTACGATCTTTTCAGCGGGGTAATAGGCGAGTTAATGAACAACAACGATCTGGAGGGTGACGTGATCTGTACCAAATATTACACCCTTTGGTCGGTTGTACACGGGTTGGTTTCCATTAACCTGTTAAGCCGGGGATCGTCTGACGAAATTAACCGCCATGTACTGAAAGATGCAATAGGAAGCATTATAAAGTCTATGCAGGATTAA
- a CDS encoding efflux RND transporter periplasmic adaptor subunit, which translates to MKNLILAILAISLYSCSTKPQTAGAPPAPSLPVATITTGTDTTFQEYPASIEGTVNVEVRPQVGGTLDKVFVDEGAFVNAGQPLFKINDQPYRAALNNAVASQHAAEGAAANAQLEIDKLTPLVQNKVVSEYQMKTAKSAYDIAKANIEQAKANVSTAQINLGYTLIKAPVSGYIGRLIKKQGSLVAPADAEALTQLSDVHDVHVYFSLSEKDFVSFKEQYPGETLKDKLSKLPTVSLLLADNSAYAKQGKVDMIDGQFDKTTGAITLRASFSNPQGLLRSGNTGKIRLSLTHKDALIIPESATIEMQDKVFVFTVGDSSKVKKQAIDIVGKSGSNYLVKSGVKAGDQIVLSGIDHLQEGTVIHPEKAPEKTAAIAKN; encoded by the coding sequence ATGAAAAATTTAATTTTAGCGATCCTGGCAATATCATTATACAGTTGCTCAACAAAGCCCCAGACGGCAGGAGCACCGCCGGCACCGTCACTACCGGTAGCCACAATAACTACAGGCACCGATACTACTTTCCAGGAGTACCCTGCATCAATAGAAGGTACTGTTAATGTAGAAGTTCGCCCGCAGGTAGGCGGAACGTTAGATAAAGTATTTGTTGACGAAGGTGCTTTTGTAAACGCCGGTCAGCCTTTATTCAAAATCAACGATCAGCCTTACCGCGCTGCTTTAAACAATGCCGTTGCCAGCCAGCATGCCGCCGAAGGTGCAGCAGCTAACGCACAACTGGAAATTGACAAATTAACCCCACTGGTTCAAAATAAAGTAGTATCAGAATACCAGATGAAAACAGCAAAATCAGCTTATGACATTGCCAAAGCAAATATTGAACAGGCTAAAGCAAATGTTTCAACCGCGCAGATCAATTTAGGATACACCCTGATAAAAGCACCGGTAAGCGGTTATATAGGCCGCCTGATAAAAAAACAGGGAAGCCTTGTAGCTCCTGCTGATGCCGAAGCACTTACACAGTTATCAGATGTGCATGATGTGCATGTTTATTTTTCGCTGAGTGAAAAGGATTTTGTAAGCTTTAAAGAGCAATATCCTGGCGAGACACTTAAAGATAAATTATCAAAATTGCCAACCGTTTCACTATTGCTTGCTGATAACAGCGCTTATGCCAAACAAGGTAAAGTTGATATGATAGACGGTCAGTTTGATAAAACAACAGGTGCCATTACTTTAAGGGCGAGTTTTTCAAATCCGCAGGGTTTATTACGCTCAGGCAATACCGGGAAAATCCGTTTAAGCCTTACCCATAAAGATGCGCTAATTATACCTGAAAGTGCAACTATTGAAATGCAGGATAAAGTGTTTGTATTTACCGTTGGAGATAGCAGCAAAGTTAAAAAGCAAGCTATTGATATAGTTGGAAAAAGCGGAAGCAATTACCTGGTTAAAAGCGGTGTAAAAGCCGGCGACCAGATTGTGTTAAGCGGTATTGATCACTTGCAGGAAGGCACAGTTATCCATCCGGAAAAGGCACCGGAAAAAACGGCTGCGATAGCAAAAAACTAA
- a CDS encoding efflux RND transporter permease subunit produces the protein MFQKFIQRPVLSTVISILLVIVGILGLTKLPLERFPNIAPPAVLVSAVYPGANAETILRSVTPSLEEAINGVENMTYMTSTASNDGSLGITVYFKQGTDPDQAAVNVQNRVSQATSQLPAEVVQFGITTTKQQSSFIGAMAIYSEDPKKYDQTFVANYAQINIVPEIKRIPGIGSAAIFGGVKDYSMRVWLNPGQMATYKVTPAEVMAAIQDKNLEAAPGKFGERSDEAFEYVIKYKGKLTKPEEYQNIAIRANADGSVLRLKDVARVELGAYSYNSVSNLNGHDGIIIGLVQLAGSNANQIQIDVDKLMVKLSKDFPAGIKYNQFYRTKTDLDESINQVEHTLIEAFVLVFIVVFIFLQDFRSTLIPAIAVPVAIIGTFFFMNLFGFSVNLLTLFALVLAIGIVVDDAIVVVEAVHAKMEHNPGMSPKVATTEAMHEITGAIISITLVMAAVFLPVSFMTGSTGIFYRQFALTMAIAIIISAVNALTLSPALAALFLKNKHTADGHDAPKKGFVEKFYAGFNGGFNYITTRYVGGLKFLMRKKWLSIGGLALVVLITVFLVNRTKTGFIPTEDQGFVAVAVSTPSGTSLSGTNKIFKQAEDQLKTLPSQRFVTALSGFNFLTQSSSPSAGVIFLLLKPNEERGAVKNIDDIQNIVRGKLAGIPGGTFFVFSFPTVPGFSNVEAMDVVLQDKTNGRLDKFSGVANNFIGKLMAKPAIAYAFTSYKADYPQLQLEVDDEKADQLGVSVKDILATMQAYFGTAQASDFNRFGKYYRVVVQADIADRTDPTAIDRVFVKNKTGEQVPINTLVKLTRVYGSETASRFNLFNSIEVNAIPKPGYSSGDAIKAIEETAKEQLPTGFAYEFAGQTREEISSGGQSAVIFMLCLLFVYFLLSAQYESYILPLAVILSIPTGILGVFVVLGLTGIENNIYVQVALIMLIGLLAKNAILIVEFAVQRRKAGQPLVAAAIEAARLRIRPIIMTSLAFVFGLFPMSIATGPSAQGNHSISIGAAGGMVSGVLLGLFIIPVLFVIFQGLQERITGIPLAVLNAEDKHHGHGGKPAAELQSELSV, from the coding sequence ATGTTTCAAAAATTCATACAAAGACCGGTACTTTCAACTGTTATCTCCATATTATTGGTGATAGTTGGTATACTTGGTTTAACAAAATTGCCCTTAGAACGGTTCCCGAATATTGCCCCTCCGGCAGTATTGGTGTCTGCCGTTTACCCCGGCGCTAATGCCGAGACCATTTTACGTTCCGTAACGCCTTCGTTAGAAGAAGCTATTAACGGTGTGGAAAATATGACCTATATGACCTCTACTGCCAGTAATGACGGTTCACTGGGCATTACTGTTTATTTTAAACAAGGTACCGATCCAGACCAGGCGGCTGTGAATGTTCAAAATCGCGTGTCGCAGGCAACCAGTCAGTTACCTGCCGAGGTTGTTCAATTTGGTATAACCACAACCAAGCAGCAAAGTAGCTTCATTGGCGCGATGGCGATTTATTCAGAAGATCCAAAAAAATACGATCAGACTTTCGTAGCCAACTATGCGCAAATCAACATTGTGCCCGAAATTAAACGTATCCCGGGTATAGGTTCTGCCGCCATATTTGGTGGTGTTAAGGATTATTCTATGCGTGTTTGGCTTAATCCGGGTCAAATGGCTACCTACAAAGTAACGCCTGCCGAAGTGATGGCAGCTATACAGGACAAAAACCTTGAAGCCGCTCCCGGTAAATTTGGTGAACGAAGTGACGAGGCTTTTGAATACGTAATTAAATATAAAGGTAAGCTTACCAAACCGGAAGAATACCAGAATATTGCTATCCGTGCAAATGCCGATGGTTCTGTGCTGCGTTTAAAAGATGTAGCACGTGTTGAACTTGGCGCTTATTCATACAATAGTGTGAGTAACCTGAACGGGCACGATGGTATCATTATAGGGTTGGTACAACTGGCGGGATCAAACGCCAATCAAATTCAGATCGACGTTGATAAGCTGATGGTAAAATTGTCAAAGGATTTTCCAGCCGGCATTAAATACAACCAGTTCTATCGTACCAAAACCGACCTTGATGAATCAATCAACCAGGTTGAGCATACATTGATAGAAGCTTTTGTGCTTGTATTTATAGTGGTATTTATATTCCTGCAGGATTTCAGGTCTACGCTGATCCCTGCTATAGCGGTTCCGGTAGCTATTATCGGCACGTTCTTCTTCATGAACCTGTTTGGCTTCTCTGTTAACTTGTTAACTCTGTTTGCACTGGTGCTGGCCATAGGTATTGTGGTGGATGATGCAATTGTGGTCGTCGAGGCGGTTCACGCCAAAATGGAGCATAACCCGGGAATGAGCCCGAAAGTGGCAACTACCGAGGCAATGCATGAAATTACGGGTGCCATTATATCTATTACATTGGTTATGGCAGCTGTGTTTTTACCGGTTAGTTTCATGACGGGTTCAACAGGGATCTTTTACCGGCAGTTTGCATTAACCATGGCCATAGCCATCATTATATCGGCTGTTAACGCTTTAACTTTGAGTCCTGCTTTGGCTGCCTTGTTTTTAAAGAATAAACATACTGCTGATGGTCATGATGCACCTAAAAAAGGGTTTGTAGAGAAATTTTATGCAGGCTTTAATGGTGGGTTTAATTATATAACCACCAGGTATGTAGGTGGCTTAAAATTCCTTATGCGTAAAAAATGGCTTAGTATAGGCGGTTTGGCGCTGGTAGTTTTAATTACCGTTTTCCTGGTAAACAGAACAAAAACTGGATTTATCCCTACCGAGGATCAGGGCTTTGTGGCCGTAGCTGTTAGTACGCCATCCGGAACCTCCCTAAGTGGTACCAACAAGATCTTCAAACAAGCCGAAGATCAGCTTAAGACTTTACCATCACAAAGGTTTGTTACAGCGTTATCTGGTTTTAACTTTTTAACACAATCCAGCAGTCCATCTGCCGGTGTAATTTTCTTATTGTTAAAGCCTAACGAAGAAAGGGGCGCGGTAAAGAATATCGATGATATACAAAATATAGTAAGAGGGAAGTTAGCCGGCATACCAGGCGGCACGTTCTTCGTGTTCAGCTTTCCAACTGTGCCGGGATTTAGTAACGTGGAAGCCATGGATGTGGTGCTGCAGGATAAAACCAACGGCAGGCTGGATAAATTCAGCGGCGTTGCCAATAACTTTATAGGCAAGCTGATGGCTAAACCGGCAATCGCTTATGCCTTTACTTCCTACAAAGCAGATTATCCTCAATTACAATTAGAAGTTGACGACGAAAAAGCTGATCAGTTGGGCGTTAGTGTTAAAGATATCCTTGCAACTATGCAAGCATATTTTGGTACTGCCCAGGCATCGGATTTTAACCGCTTTGGTAAATACTACCGCGTAGTGGTTCAGGCTGATATTGCCGATAGGACCGACCCTACAGCTATTGATCGTGTATTTGTAAAAAACAAAACAGGCGAACAGGTGCCAATAAATACGCTGGTTAAACTAACCCGTGTTTATGGTTCAGAAACCGCCTCGCGTTTCAACCTGTTCAACTCTATTGAGGTTAATGCTATCCCTAAACCGGGATATAGCTCAGGTGATGCGATTAAGGCTATAGAGGAAACAGCAAAAGAGCAATTGCCAACGGGCTTTGCTTATGAGTTTGCTGGTCAAACACGTGAGGAGATTTCTTCGGGCGGACAATCAGCCGTAATATTTATGTTGTGTTTGCTGTTTGTATATTTCTTATTATCAGCACAGTATGAAAGTTATATTTTGCCATTGGCTGTAATACTTTCAATCCCGACAGGTATTTTAGGTGTGTTTGTGGTATTAGGTTTAACAGGTATCGAAAACAACATCTATGTACAGGTAGCGCTCATCATGCTCATCGGTTTGCTGGCTAAAAACGCCATCCTGATCGTGGAGTTTGCCGTACAGCGGCGTAAAGCCGGCCAGCCGTTAGTGGCAGCGGCAATTGAAGCTGCAAGGCTGAGGATCCGTCCGATCATCATGACATCGCTGGCATTCGTGTTCGGTTTGTTCCCGATGAGTATTGCAACAGGCCCATCTGCACAAGGTAACCACTCTATCAGTATAGGTGCCGCAGGCGGGATGGTTTCAGGTGTATTGCTTGGGCTATTTATTATCCCGGTACTGTTTGTAATATTCCAGGGTTTGCAGGAAAGAATAACAGGGATCCCGTTGGCTGTATTAAATGCTGAAGATAAGCATCATGGACATGGCGGCAAGCCCGCAGCTGAATTACAAAGCGAACTATCGGTATAA
- a CDS encoding TolC family protein, producing MKNYIKGSVLILVLAVLSACKVSKDVQTPKPELPETFRSAATTGDTTSIADMQWKNFFTDATLQKLIDSAIEKNYDMQIAVKNIEASQLLFKQVKWNYVPQVDLNVTANSQRPSDNSLTGLSIAQYNIGTKHVEDYSANLALSWEADIWGKIHNQQRSALAAYLQTTEAKKAVQTNLVATVSQGYYNLLMLDAQLDIAQKNVKLNDSTLRIIKLQYDAGQVTSLAVQQADAQKQAAEQLVPQFEQNIAIQENALRILTGQLPDKIARNSNLDAMVIPVSVSAGLPSAIVSRRPDVKSAELALQIANSNVGISKAEMYPALRITAQGGVNSFKASNWFNIPASLFGVVAGSVVQPLLDHKRLKTDYEVAKVNREKTVLQFRQSVLNAVGEVSDALVKIDKLKAQQDIAANRVNTLQQATKNANLLFRNGLATYLEVITAQGNVLQSELELASIKRDELSAVSELYRSLGGGWR from the coding sequence ATGAAAAATTATATTAAAGGGTCTGTTTTGATATTGGTGCTGGCAGTGCTGAGCGCTTGTAAAGTATCAAAGGATGTACAAACACCCAAACCCGAGTTGCCTGAAACTTTCAGGAGTGCCGCCACAACCGGCGATACAACCAGTATTGCTGATATGCAGTGGAAAAACTTCTTTACCGACGCAACCCTGCAAAAACTGATTGACAGCGCTATCGAAAAAAACTACGACATGCAGATTGCCGTAAAAAATATAGAAGCGTCGCAGTTGTTATTTAAGCAGGTAAAGTGGAACTATGTTCCGCAGGTTGACCTGAATGTTACAGCCAATTCACAGCGCCCGTCAGACAATAGTTTAACAGGCCTGAGCATTGCACAATACAACATCGGCACAAAGCACGTGGAAGATTACTCCGCTAACCTTGCCCTTTCATGGGAGGCTGATATTTGGGGTAAGATCCACAACCAGCAACGCAGTGCGCTGGCTGCTTACCTGCAAACCACAGAAGCTAAAAAAGCTGTACAAACCAATTTGGTGGCTACGGTATCGCAAGGTTATTATAACCTGCTGATGTTGGATGCACAGCTGGATATTGCGCAAAAAAATGTAAAACTTAATGACAGCACTTTGCGGATAATTAAGCTGCAATATGATGCCGGGCAGGTTACATCATTAGCGGTACAGCAAGCCGATGCACAAAAACAGGCAGCCGAACAACTGGTGCCGCAGTTTGAGCAGAATATTGCTATCCAGGAAAATGCTCTTCGTATTTTAACCGGCCAGCTACCTGATAAAATTGCCCGTAACTCAAATTTGGATGCTATGGTTATCCCGGTAAGTGTGTCTGCCGGCTTGCCATCAGCTATTGTGAGTCGCCGGCCTGATGTTAAAAGTGCAGAACTGGCCCTGCAAATTGCAAACAGCAACGTAGGTATTAGCAAAGCCGAAATGTACCCCGCTTTGCGCATTACTGCGCAAGGGGGTGTAAACTCATTTAAGGCAAGTAACTGGTTCAATATTCCTGCATCACTGTTTGGTGTGGTTGCGGGCAGTGTTGTGCAGCCGCTGCTGGATCATAAACGATTGAAAACTGATTATGAGGTTGCAAAGGTTAACCGCGAAAAAACAGTGTTGCAGTTCCGCCAGTCGGTGTTAAATGCAGTTGGCGAGGTTTCAGATGCGCTGGTAAAAATTGATAAGCTAAAAGCACAGCAGGATATAGCCGCAAACAGGGTAAATACCTTACAGCAGGCTACTAAAAATGCCAACCTTTTATTTAGAAATGGTTTAGCTACTTACCTTGAAGTGATAACAGCGCAGGGTAATGTTTTGCAAAGCGAATTAGAACTTGCATCAATTAAAAGAGATGAATTAAGCGCAGTATCTGAATTATACAGGTCACTGGGTGGTGGTTGGAGATAA
- a CDS encoding patatin-like phospholipase family protein, with protein sequence MNPAIDLNKTKKIGLALSGGGVRGVAHLGVMQALTDHGIEFSHISGTSAGAVAAAFFAAGYAPKEILQIIKETKLLKLLRPSIGSAGLISILKTRFLFTKFIPHNSFQKLNIHVTVSSVNLGDGKLVYFTEGELDMAILASCCLPGIFKPIIINGHMYVDGGILNNFPVEPLVGNCDVIIGSSCNHLPVVTEIKSFRSLVDRAAMIAISSSLNTRKILCDIVIEPHDLGGYGIFDTDAADEIYNIGYEETLKTIQENEILKGIVQAHQKSPSV encoded by the coding sequence ATGAATCCCGCTATCGATCTCAATAAAACAAAGAAAATAGGGCTTGCGCTTTCAGGCGGTGGTGTAAGGGGGGTAGCGCATTTAGGTGTAATGCAGGCGCTAACCGATCATGGTATTGAATTTTCGCATATCTCAGGTACCAGTGCCGGGGCAGTGGCTGCTGCCTTTTTCGCGGCAGGATATGCCCCTAAAGAGATTTTACAGATTATTAAGGAAACAAAGCTGCTTAAGCTGTTGAGGCCATCAATTGGCAGCGCGGGATTGATTTCAATACTGAAGACCCGGTTTCTGTTTACAAAATTTATTCCTCATAATTCCTTTCAAAAACTTAATATCCACGTAACGGTCTCATCTGTTAATCTGGGTGATGGCAAACTGGTTTATTTTACCGAAGGTGAGCTGGATATGGCAATTTTAGCTTCATGTTGTTTGCCCGGAATATTTAAACCCATTATTATTAACGGCCACATGTATGTGGACGGCGGAATTCTCAATAATTTTCCGGTTGAACCGCTGGTAGGCAATTGTGATGTGATTATTGGTTCTTCATGTAACCATTTGCCGGTAGTTACTGAGATTAAATCATTCCGCAGCCTGGTTGACAGGGCCGCGATGATTGCTATAAGTTCGAGCCTTAATACGCGTAAAATTTTATGCGATATAGTTATTGAGCCGCATGATCTGGGTGGTTACGGAATATTTGATACCGATGCAGCCGATGAAATTTATAACATAGGCTATGAAGAAACTTTGAAAACCATTCAAGAAAACGAAATACTTAAAGGTATTGTACAGGCACACCAAAAATCACCTTCAGTATAA